From one Triticum urartu cultivar G1812 chromosome 3, Tu2.1, whole genome shotgun sequence genomic stretch:
- the LOC125547277 gene encoding uncharacterized protein LOC125547277 — MLPVQIGQLADDGDEANKAWTGEKRRRKHLPPSSSDAPATAQDHGDPISHATDMEDTIQGAQDQIPHATDMELLLRTDSAQEESYGPDSLISEEDHGDMEGTIQGCQDPISHATDMEGTIQGCQDPISHDTDMELLPKTDSAQETSQDCFGPDFLISEEDETRFAQRLHSNIPIPRTNLPLYITWEEEDKIEARLARLRIAYYKLVNPECACELKEPEEYTDDELLNESYFERLEDDESFEWYIHREDTCNIELNDYQRIVPRNFLSVLSGNLYCYHDEYRSRYHTYFLFPSFLCLFKLWTSLAADFNE, encoded by the exons ATGCTGCCCGTCCAGATTGGCCAACTGGCCGATGATGGAGATGAGGCAAACAAGGCGTGGACAGGGGAGAAGAGGCGCCGCAAGCACCTGCCCCCATCATCTTCCGATGCTCCTGCCACTGCCCAAGACCATGGAGATCCAATTTCTCATGCCACAGACATGGAGGACACCATCCAAGGGGCCCAAGATCAGATTCCTCATGCGACAGACATGGAGCTGCTGCTCAGAACAGATTCGGCACAAGAAGAAAGCTACGGGCCGGACTCCCTTATCAGCGAGGAAGACCATGGAGACATGGAGGGCACCATCCAAGGGTGCCAAGATCCGATTTCTCATGCCACAGAC ATGGAGGGCACCATCCAAGGGTGCCAAGATCCGATTTCTCATGACACAGACATGGAGCTGCTGCCCAAAACAGATTCAGCACAAGAAACAAGCCAGGATTGCTTCGGGCCGGACTTCCTCATCAGCGAGGAGGACGAAACCCGTTTTGCCCAACGTTTGCATTCCAACATTCCTATTCCTCGTACTAACCTGCCACTTTATATTACATGGGAGGAAGAAGACAAGATAGAAGCGCGCCTTGCACGCCTTCGCATCGCTTATTACAAG CTTGTGAATCCGGAGTGCGCATGTGAGCTCAAGGAACCAGAAGAATACACCGATGATGAACTTCTTAACGAGTCGTACTTTGAGAGGTTGGAGGATGATGAAAGTTTTGAGTGGTACATCCATCGTGAAGACACCTGCAACATTGAATTGAATGACTACCAACGGATTGTCCCTCGTAATTTTCTAAGTGTACT GAGTGGAAACCTGTACTGCTATCACGATGAGTACCGCTCACGTTATCATACATATTTCCTGTTTCCCAGTTTTTTATGTTTATTCAAACTCTGGACTAGTCTAGCTGCTGATTTTAATGAGTGA